GGCATGCGCCGAGCAGCCGGCGCATGCCCTGGCCTGCGGGTCATTGGTCCCTTGAGCTCCCCCCGCCACTTAGGGGGTGATGTGCGACGAGGCCTTTCGGATGCCTGGCAACGTGCTGACCAGACTGTCCCTAGAACAAGTACCCCGGAAGTAGGGTTAACTTAAGCGGGCGGCATTGCCGCGACGGCCCGGTGGCCGCTGCCGCCGGCCCCATCGGGAGCATTCCCGCCACCCCGTGTAACTCCCGTCGGGCTGCCGCCGGACGTGCCTCCCCGGTGGCCGACTCGCCGGAGCCGACGGTGCCCGCATGGTGGCCCCCCGCCCACATCATCCGGTCCCGCCCACAAGGGCCCCCGCCCCCGGTGCGCCCGCGCGGCGTGGTCGCGCCCCTGTCCCTCGGCCCGCCCGCCACGTCGCCCGCAGCCGCGCCTGGGTGCGATCCTAAGGCGGACGCGCGCGTGGTCGGGGCAGGCCCCCCTCCATCCCGGCGCCGCCCGTCTGGCCGGCCGGCATCCCGGGCGTCCCGCCGACCTCCCCCCTCGTCTCGCCGCACGGCACCCTCCCGCGATATTTCGGCACCCGCGCCACGCGGCACGCGCGATGCCGGCTCGCGTGCGACAGGCCGTCCCCGCCCGTGGCTCCCGCCCTGCCACGGAAGGACGACAGGGGTGGAACCACCGCTGGCACCACTGGAATCAAAGCAACAACAACCGACTCCAAAGCAAAGCCCCCCCAACGACCCCATCCTCCAACTGCGTCACAAAGCCGCCGCGCAGCCCGCCCCACGCCCCTTGCCAGCGGGCGTCCCCTGGGTATAATTAGGTAAGACCTAATAGGGAGGACGGGACATGGGAGACGTGGTGATCCACCCGCGCGTCTTCGAGCGGCACCTGGACCTGACGGAGGACGACGTGCTCAGCGCATGGAACAACACCCTCCGCTGGGTCACCCGCTCGCGGAGCGCCTTCGACGAGACGGTGGCCGTCGGGATAGCCGACAGCGGCAAGACGCTCGAGATGGCGGCGGTCTTCCGCGAAGACGGCACCTGGCTCGTGTACCACGCCATGTGCCCGCCTACGAACGGGACCTTGAGGGAGGTTGGCCTGAGATGAAGGGGGACGAAAGGAAGAAGTTCGACGCGGGGACGGCCTGCAACGGAGCCGAACTCGACGACGCTCTGCTCGACGCGATGGCCAAGGAGTACGAGGAGGGCACCTGGTCCGGCCACGAGGGCGAGGTCCACGCGGGACGCCCGCGCTTCGGGGTGGAGAGGCTCGTCCCCGTCACCTTCAAGATCGCGCCCTCGACGCTCGCCACCATCGACCAGCTCGCGGCCGACAGCGACGAGACGCGCTCGGAGGCCATGCGCCAGGTCATCGACCGGGGGCTCAGGGTACCAGCCTAGTGGTTAGTTAAGTCGTAATCTTTGCCATGCTCGAGATGCGTTCCACCATCTCCTCGGAGGCGGCAGGCATGGCAAACGTAAGGTACGTGGTGACCCTGACGGGTGACGAGAGGGAGGGCCTGCTGGCGGTCGTGGACAGGGGAAGGGCGCCCGCCACACAGACAAGGCACGCGAACATCCTGCTCGCGGTCGACAGGGGCGAGCACGCGGAGCCCGGGATGACCGACGCCCAGGCCGCCGCCAGGGCCCGGATCCCGCCGCTGCGCGACTCCGGCCCCGTCGCCGGGAGGGCCGGGTGCACGTCCGACGGCGTGCGCCTGAGCGCGGCGAGGTACACCGGGAGCGGCGTCGAGCGGACGCCGGGCGACGATGCCCACAGCGGCAGGCCGCGCGAGCACCGTCCCGACCTGCACCCCGAGGTGGGCGACGCTGGTAGTGCGGGCGGCGTGGGCACGGTCAGGCGCGACCACGGGCGCGGGAGACTCTGACGCCCCGTCGCTCCTCGCCTCGTGCCTCGATCGACCTGCCGGCCGGCGAGGCGACCCCCTTGCGGGCGAGACGCGCGAGGGTTCCGACCACGCCGGACTCCACGGGAACACCCGGGCAGCAGGCGGCGGGGGGCGACCTGACGCGGATCGTGCCCGGCGACGTGTCGGCGCGCACCCCCGCGAAGGCGAGGCGCCGCCTGGCCACCGTCCCGGGCCGCCTCGGGTTCGTGTTCGCGCCCAGGCACAGCTCCTGGCCGAACCTGGTCGAGGGCCTCTTCTCGAGGACGGCCCGCCAGATGCCGCGCTCAGATCCGGGTCTCGAGCGAGGACGAGCTCAAGGAGAGGGTTCTGCGCCACCTCAGGGAAGGCGAGCACCGAGCCGGTCGTCCACGGGCGGGGGCGAGACCTGTTGGACACAGGCCCGACGACCGAGGGACCCGTCGTGGACACCCTCCTTTCGGATGGGGCAGACAGGGCAAGTTAGTTGCTGGACGCTATACTCGTCCCGTCTGCGCCCTCGAAGAAGAGCGCCTGCGGCGGGAACTCGTGCCAGTCTGACACGGAGAGCCTGTACCCCCGGAGATGGTGCCCACCGTGGGCGTGAGGGTCTTTCCGCAGGCCTCGCGGTACCACCTTCGTATGCCGTTGTCATCAACACCGCACCCCCCCGATGCGCACGCCCCGCAGCCTGGGCAGGAGTCCCGAGCGTAGCCGTCGAGGGACGCGATCTCCCGCTCGGCCGAGAGGACCGAGCGGCGGTGCTCGCTCATGCTCCTGTGGCCCGGCATGACCGCCCTCCCGGTAGGCGTCATGGCCCCGTCCGCCTCGCCACTCTCGCGGGTCGATATGATGCTGTCGCGATCATGCGCCTGGGAGGGTGGGGCGTGTCTGAATGTCTGCACATTCTGCAAAGGAGGATTTTTGTACAAGGCTGTGGTAACCCTATTCTGATACGGTGCGACGACCCTCTACCCCCACGTCAGCCAATGCGGAGAGCAGGAGGGTCGCGCCATGGGCAACGCCACGCTC
The DNA window shown above is from Olsenella sp. oral taxon 807 and carries:
- a CDS encoding ribbon-helix-helix protein, CopG family — translated: MKGDERKKFDAGTACNGAELDDALLDAMAKEYEEGTWSGHEGEVHAGRPRFGVERLVPVTFKIAPSTLATIDQLAADSDETRSEAMRQVIDRGLRVPA